The genomic window AGAGGATAGGAGCCGCCCACTTGGTGCGTCAGCGAGGGCAGAGTTGGGAGCGCACCGTTTGTCTCCCTGGGGCGGAGCTGCGCTGTAGGCCCTGTCACGGAGCCGTTGAGCTAGCAGAGACGCTTCACCCTCCTGCAAAGCCATCAGCAACCAGGCCTACGCGTGCCTGTTGAGCCCTtggcatcctcgtgggagacggTCTGCCCTTCGGAAGGGAAGTTGGAGTAAGGCCAGTTAAACTCTACATGTCTGGACATAAGTGTCACCTCCTGTCCTAGCCTTTTCCTCCTGGCTTGCTCTGCGGGTTTGAAGTGGATTGCCACCATGTCCTCAGAAAGCTGTGTCCTGGGGCCGCCTCTCCTCCAGGTGGACAGCAAGGTGGCGGGCAATCTTTTCACTGTTGCCACCTCTTGTTCCCCGGAAACCGGCATCGCCAGCAGGCAAGGCTGTGTCCCAGTGTCCTCTGGGTCCCGCAGGTCGTTCCCACAGTGCACATCCTGCTGCGGCATGTAGCTTAGCAAAACCCAAAGATCTCCACAGATCCAGCCACCGGCCCGCTGCTTCCAGCAATACCGACCTCACCAAATTCTAGTTCAGCCAAAGGATTGAGACAGGCTCTTGCAGCTCATCTCCTGGCACCCCACCTGCCCTTGACTTTGGGAAGGATTTTTCTCATCTGCCTCCCAGCTCTGCGATGGCTCTAGATCTTTCCACCACAGGCCTGGGGCGGCCTGGGAGGCTGAGGGGGGGcaagaagttgggccatttttgtcattttcagtAGTTCAAGGTGCTTGCCTGCTGACCTGGATACAGCTTGCCTATTTCCTCAGACAGACACAGCGTTTGTTCTGATGCACATGGACGCAGGAGCTGGGGTGGAGAGCACACGCCTCCACTTAGAAGGTGTTTCCCCCCAGCTGAGGTCAGTCTGCTTCACCACcaaagcccaagccaggaaccccagCCTTGTGGGTGGTCCCTCGGATTGTAGCCGTCCAGGAGGGACAGGGCCATTCCAGTCGTAGATGGATGCACTTGGCTCGGCACGGTTCTTCTCCCCGAAGCCCGGACCAACCAGCCAGACCTCCCTGCCGTGGCGTTTAGAAACCAGGAAGCAACACCGGCACCACCTCTCCAAAACTGCACTGTCTCCAGGCATTGGCGGCACAGAACATGGGCCAGCATTGCCACTGCCCTACTTGGGAGCTtcctgctgggcactggggactTGGCAGCTCTTGGCTGGTGCGAGGACACTAAGGTTTCCTGGCGAGCAAGGGGCAGTCAGGGATTGTAGGAaaatttggtttggtttggttttttaaagCATGTAGGCTGCCAAGGGCCCTCTCTTTCAATTTGACCCTTTGTCTCCCGCACTTTGAAGAAGCACTTGAGAAAATTCTGCAAGGCGCGTTTTCCACTGTGAAGCCGAACCCCTGCCTTTCGGAGTCTCCTGTTCTTGAGCAAGGCCACCGACTTTCCCTGCGCTGGGGACGGGGCTCCGTGAAACACGAGCACCTGGAGAGAGAGGTCCGCCGGGAAGGTTTAACATGAAGCTGGGCTGTAGATGGAGAAGGGAGGCCCTGTGAGATGGCCCAGGAGGGAGCTCCGCCCACATCCTCGCCATCGGGGCAATGGTGCCCGAAGAGGAggctgctcctgccctgccctgcccagtttTCCCAAGTTCATAGCTTTGCCCTCTCCCTGGGAGCCGTGGCAAcgcctctctgtctctgggttGTCTCCGCAGGACGGCTCCTGGGAAGACCCAGTGGCCAAGCAAagctcaggcctggccctgccagccccgccccagcccctgtgtCCAGCTGGGCCAGTGGGGAACTGGGCAGGAGGCCGCCGTGCCCTTCACTGTGGCTCACGATTGCTAGGCCAGTTATGGTGAACCAATGATGCCGTGTTTTCCCTCTTAGGTTTCCTGCCCGGGGTTGCCCGGTCCAGGGTTTTCTGGGGGTCTTGTCACTGTTCTTTGTCCTCCTCTGTCATCTGGGCTTGAGGACCGTGCTCTGGCGAGCCCTGGCTTTCACAGAAGGAGCCCTGTGGTTTGTGTGCAGAGAGGCCCTGCTCCCGCCTGGAGGAGGGCAAAGATGTTCAGGTGGTTGACTGACATGCtcacgccccgcccccaccccacccctccatgggttcaagtcctgtccaGAGAGATGGATTTCCCAGGGTCGCAGTCGGGCGGCAGCATCAGCACCCACGAGGGTCCTTCCCACTCCAGCGTCCCGCTGGGCACCTTGAGTCTTCGAACCAAAGTTCCTTACGGGGCACAGCCCAGCCTTGTCCGAAACCTCAGGGGCCTGGGATTCCCGTGGCACTTGCTCAAATCCCGGTTGGCACAGGCCGTGGGGGGTCTGACTCCAGCCGGAAGAAGGGGCTCCTCCTGTAACCCCGGCGCCAGCCGGTCTCTGCCCAGGACCCGCCCACCAGCCCACCCACCCAGCCGCCAGGCCACCCCGGGGTGGGTGGCTTCcccaggtgtgggggaggggggcctcCCCGGCCAGGAGAGAGCGCCAGTCACTCCGCGGCGCCGTTCCGATCCCAAGCATCAGGAAATCATTTTGTACAACCACCCGATGcagagatattttttaaaaagcgtaAATTATTTTTCGTTGTTTTCTGATCCTACCTTTTTCTTCTCCCTGCAACTTCACGTCGGTGATTCGTTCACATCAGGTAAACCTTGAGAAAGCCTTGgtgccccttcctcccacctggcCACTCAGTAACCACGTGCGTGCACCCTGCATCCTACCTGGTAGTTAACGACGTTCTAGGCAATACCACGGACACACCtgactgtgtctctctcttcGAGTGCAAGAAACTaagtcatcttaaaaaaaaatacaaaaaaaaaatttacaaaaaaacaaacacaaaaaaatatcttttttaggCCAGAGTTTTTCTACAGgtattaatgaatatttttcttaatccTTATAAGTTTTATGTGTTTAATATTTCTTAATACCGGTAGCATTAATTTATACTTTTGTAGCAacacaatatttttataaacagcCAGTGTTTGGCTCAAGTCTTCACGAGGGGTTTATCCAGGGCCGTGTTGGGCTCTGTGTACCatgtactgtattttaaaaaaaataaaaagttacctAGTGTCACACTTGCTGTGTTAATTAACAAACAATGTTCACGGTCTCCTGTGTGGTCGGTAAGGGACCCAGCGGTTCTCCTGCATTGGAGGGGGTTGAGTTGACGCTTCTTGTGACGTGTGAACCCCCGAGACCAAACTTGAGGGTTTATTTAGggttttctgttttgtcttttgggttgttttgttttgttttgttttcactttgtttttggtACCATTTCTCCATTTACAGCCAAAATCAGTTTTATGATGTTTAAAACTTTGACTGATGTCAAATGgaggaaaggaacagaagaaaaaaagatttttacaaagtaataaaatttaaaactgagCTGTTTAAATGTTGCTGTTTTTACCTGTCTGTTCTCGTGCGGAAGTGGAGCGTTCCCACTGAGAAGAGGTAAAGTCCACTTGGTTCCTTAAATCGCCAAAAGCCCCAGCCCAGGAATCAgtacctccccccgccccctgtcCCCTGAGTTCTTATGACATTATTTCCCAGTTGGTTGATGccaaggcaaaaaaataaaaataaaaaaaaaatccttttaacgGTTAGAGAGGATCAGTTGCTTAAATGATTTCATGTCAGTGTTGTATTTATGGTTTTACAATAAAACGACCTTTAGGAAGAAGCGGTGTGTAGTGTGTTTCCTTGGGTTTGGGGCTGAACCATGCCAGCCACATAACGGTGCACCTGCAGGggccgtgggggaggggtggcagtggAGATGAACCATAAGGCAGGGTGCCTGGTGACAGTTCGAGTCCGTCCTAGGGGGCTGCTGTGTGAGGCTGGAGCCGCCAACCCTGGATCTGAGCTCCTCTCTAGTCCCAAAGGTTTCATAGACCAGGGAGGGCCATGACCAAGGAAGATAGGAACCCCTGTGGGCTTGCTTGTGGAGCCGTGTGCCCTGGGAGAAGGGCTGGGTTTCATGTTTGGGTACCGCGAGCCCCAGGCCAGAGGCTCACAGCCAAGTGCACCTTAGCCTGTGGTCATCTGTGCAGCTCTCGTGCCCTTTACCCAGCAGCTCGGCCTCCCAGTAACATCATAGCATTAGGACTGCTGTGTGTATCGACCGTTTTCTGGGACAAAGTGTCCATAGCTTTGGCCCAATCCCTGATGGCCCCTGGGACTGTAAACAAGTGTGTGTGGCACGTGGAAACCCTGAACGCTGGGCTAGACTTCCAGAAGGCACCAGTCTGCAGGTGCTTGGCACGGCGATGGAGacaccacgtgggacacccgcatcctgtATCAGCAGTGCCTGGTTGGGGTCTCGGCTCCTCTGGCTTccgatccagattcctgctatgcacaccctggggagcagcaggtccTGGCTCATgcacttcagcccctgccacccactttgggGCAGACCCAAAATgtattccagactcctggctttggcctggcccagccctaactgttgtggatatttgggaagtggaccagcagatggaagatggacctccctctgtctctctctgcctgtcaaataaaatgaagaaataaaactatttaaaaaacaacaacaaaaaaacagaaagctaTCGAGTTTTCTCAGTGAATTGTTGACATCCTGTAGCCCGTGGTTGAAGTTTGAGTTTGGATTACCTCTTAGTAGAAATTTCTGGCACGTGTCACGAGAGCAGAggcctcctgggccaggctggtggcaggcagggctggaccacacGGTGAGGCGCAGTCTGGAGGGGCCTTCTTGGCTCCGATTCAACCTTTCGCTGGCATCAGATGTGGGTCCAGGGCTGCCCATGCCCGTGCCCAAGCATCGAGTCTTTAAAGAGATTGAGCAACCCAGATTTGGATGGGGAAGCTCAGTTTTTAAACGTTGAATTCAGAATGGTAAAGAAACTGAGCCGAGCATCCCAGCCTCGGCCCATGCACCTGCAGCAGCCCTGTCCTTCAAGTCACTTCAAAGTTTCCCTTTGCAGGCAGTGCCTACCAGCTGCCCTCGATGGCTGGCCCTGGTGTGGGGGCACATATGGGGGACAGTGGGTGGACAGGGGACACAGTGGCCTTGCTTAGTCCCAGGCTAACAGGGCTCGCTGCCTCCTCCGCAGCTGCCTGTCCCTGCTCCTCACCCACCCTCGTCTGCCCAGAGATTGCTCCCGTGACCTCAGAGGCTGTCCCCCAGGATACCTGCAAGTCCCAAGCTCCGGACGTGGGGGAAGACCCAGGAAGGGGTTGTTGTGTCTAGCCAAGGGAGCCACCCAGCTTTCTACACCCAAGCCCTCGCCCTGCCTTCATCCCCTCCTTGCttcccctctgggtctcctaagcaGAGGAGCTAAGGCAACGCTTTGGGTTGGCCACTGGCCCATCCTACTGCACACCCCACAGAGAGGCACAGCTTGGGCCCTGCCGGGTTCCAGCGGCAGGGGCCAGGTCTCCCCCACAGAGCACCTGGCTGGGGACTTCCATCCCTCGGCAGCCATGGCTGCAGCCCTCAGCATGATGAATCTGATGTTTGTAGATCCCACATAGACACCCTGGACGTGCCTGGAGATGTGTTCTTGGGCCAGCTTGGTCCACAGGCCACCCTGGACAGCGGGCATCTTCTGTTTCCcagagagggagaagccaggCTGCAGGCTCCAGCTGGGGACCCAGCTGCTTAGTCAGGACCCAGTGGAAGGCAGTGAACATTCTGCTTCCAGGGCAAAGGGCCAGCGTGGCACCCCGGGGACGAATGCAGAAATAGCCAGGGTCCCGGGGCTCCTGGCAGCTGGCACTGGGGATGCAGATGGGACCGAGGCAACATGCTGGGGAGtgcctggtgcagcaggtgatgggggaGCCGCTACAGGAGCTCAAGGGGAGAGGGCCCTGATGCCCCGGCTCACCAGGCCCCAGCTACTCCTTCTGACCCCATGGACCACCGATGACTTCCTGTCAGGCCTCTCCAGCTGCCCAgaattcctcctcctctctctcctggccTGATCAAAACAAGCAAAgccaatcccattttccacaaacgtcCTTGGCCTTGTGATTTGCACAACCAATGTCATGTACAGAAGATAGTtctaaggggccagcgctgtgacgtagtgtgctaagcctctgcccatggtgccagcatcccatatgggcaccggttcctgtcctggctgctccacttctgatccagctctctgctgtggcctgggaaggcagtagaagatgatccaagtccttgagcccctgcacccgtgtgggagacccagaagcagctcctggctccagtccttggatcggcgcagctccggccattggggccatttggggagtgaatcagcagatgaaagaccttcctctctgtctgtaactctgcctctcaaataaataaatagtacctctttaaggaaaaaaaaaagttctaccaCATTCTACCACCTATGCTCTCCACTTCTGGGCCATGCTGGGTTACTCACACCCCCGCCCCGTGCTTCAGCTTCCCCTCCCTCCACTTTACGCCCCCAATGACAATGAGTTGTCAGAACATGGGGTTTAGAGAGTTTTCAGCATGTTTTTATTTGGACTCGAGTCACTCTGTCCAGCCTGCCGCAGAGCCCTGGGTCAGCCACCAGCCACCCCCGGCTTGCAGACCAGCTGTCAGTTGGAGGGAAGCAGCTCCTCGTCCCCTGTGGACACAGAGAGACTGGGGGAGTGGGTCTGTGGGTGGGGATCCTTGGGGCATGGGGAGGAGCAGCTGAGCCTGTAACAGGTGCTTGCTGAGTGGCGTCTGCCCAGGGTCCTGCCCGGAACCGCCTGATGTTTCACCTCCGTTTCTGACTCGCCCGAGGTGCCATTTCCCAGTGGGAAAAGCAAGTCCCAGAAATCCAATGGCTGCTGCTCCCTGCCACGCAGTTATTGTCATTCCGCACCACGACCGTGAGTAGCAGCAGCTGTAGCTGCTGTTAGCCGAGTCCCAACTCTGCCAGGGACTGTGAAGGCTGAGCAGGGTCTGTACATGGTCCCATTTTACAAGGGAGAACATCAAGGCTCTAGCCGGCACTTGTGCCATGTGGTCAGCTGAAGGTGGCAGCACCGGAACTgtagcccagctctgccctgccccccgAGCCTGCCCTGCTCACTCTCTGCCGGTGCCTGCCTAGCATCCCCCAGCTGCCCCATTCCAGCTGGGTAAAGCCCCAGGCttggccccatttcacagatggaaagCTAAGGCTCCAAGCATGAATGGGCTGCTCACTGAACACAGAGTCAGAACCCAGAGCTGCAGACCCCCGCCTCCTACCAGGGTtccccctggccccagctcctgacaccCCCCCAACCCAGCGCAGCACCCCATGGGCCCCCTACCGTCACCAGGCTTCCCGCAGTACTCCTTGCACTCCTTCTCCGAGTAAAACTTGTTGCCGTTGCCTTGGCAACCGCCATAGTTGAAGAGGACACACTTCCCCTGGACGGCATCAAATGCCCAGAGAGGGAAAATGCCGCGGCATGGGCCGGGGACTATGGGCAGGCTGCAGGCggctgtgggagggaggaggcacagaGCGTTAGGGTCATCTTGCCAGCCACTGCTGGCCTGGCATGTGCAGGGGACCCCTGAGCCAGGCCACCCTACCCATCTGCCAGGGACACCTGCCCCCTGCTTTACGCCTtggaaaactgaggcccacagagaGACGTGACCCGGCCAGTTACACCCTGGAAGTCTGCCGTGGGCGTGTGCCGGCTTAGCCTGCAGGTGGCCAGCCGACCTGGTGTGGGGGCTCACCCACGGTCCGGCAGGTCTGCAGACACTCCTTCTCCGACGCAAAGTTGTTGCCATTGCCCAGGCAGCCGCCGTAGTTGAAGGTTTCGCAGGCCATGGACGAGCCGTTGTAGAAATACCTCTCGAAGAGCCCCAGGCAGGGGCCCTCGGAGTAGCCCAGCTGGCAGGAGTCTGGGGAGGCAGAGCTGCACTTACTAAACACACTCTGTGCACTGCCACCAGGTGGGGCGCTTCCGCCTCCTCTCCTGGGGCTGCCGCCCCTATGCCAAGCGCACGGGCTGCCAACTCATCATAGAAGCCGACTCTCAGAGACGTACAGGGGCTTGCCCAGCGTGGCACAGAGCCAAGACGCCAAGTCCCGGATGCTGGACTCTAAAACCAAGGACAGCTGCCAGCAATGCCCCGGCCCACTGCCCCCTGTGCTGTCTTGTCTACACAAAGGCTGCAATACTAGTAGTGGTCCCATGTGCCCCAGCACCCCAACAGCCAACCTGGCCTCTTCACTGAGGTCCCACCCCCATGCCTCCTCTTTCCCTTGAATGCCCTTCCTGCATGAACCCTACCTGGATTCCTGGACACAGCATGAGttccccttcctccaggaagccctccttgaTCTCCTTACCTTTCTGTCCCCTGAGCCCCCCAGCCCTTCATCTGGCCCTCCCTTTTGGGCATATCACTTTGTTCCTTGGCTGCCTCCCCTACTGGAGCAGAAGTCCCCGCAGGAAGATGCAGGTGGCCTGTCCTTGTGACCCAGCACAGGGCAGAGTGGGTTCCCTGGTTGCTGACTGGATTGCAAAGCGAGTGGCTCATGAGCACTGGGAGCTAGACAGAGCAAGCCCATGTCCTGCCCCATCTGCTCCTGCCAGCCACGCCCAGCCCAGTGGGCCGTGATCCCATTGTACAgctgaggaaaccaaggctcgACGGCCACACGGTCGAACATTCAGGGCAGGAACTCGCTTCTTACTGTGGAGCTATCGTAAGCTTAGAACCACACCTTAGGCTGCTGTCTCTCCACGCCCACAGCCCCTGGCTCAGTGCAAGGTGCTTGATGTGCCAAGTCCCTGCCCCGCCGTTGACCCTGGCAGAGAGAGCGTGACTGCGTAGTGCTGAACGTGGCCGGCCCCGGGCCCTCCTCtccggagccaggagcaaggagaagGCGGTGAGAGGCAGGTGCCCGTTACCTTCTTTCTTATTCAACTCCATCACCAGTCTCCCGGTCCCAGATCCTTCCTCTTCCTCGGGGAGCACAGCCCGCCGGGTTCTCTGGGGGCAAGAAGGATACGCGGCGGCTGGAGAGAACTGGCCCCAAGGCTCACCTCCACCTGGCTGCTTTGGGAATCGGGCTGCAGCCACCAGGTGGGTTAATAGACACGTTCCCCAGAGGCACCCCCAGACTGCACATCGCAGGTTTCCAGTAGGAAGTGAAAATCAGACACATCTAATTCCTTTTGCTCTGAGCcttttgaagttctctctctctgtgtgtgtgtgtgtgtgtgtgtgaagagagagagagagaaagagacatgcaCACATCAGGAGAATAAATTAGGACCTATCACAAATAACCAGGACAACCGCGAGCGAAAGGCAGAAAATTGGGAGGCAAGAGTAAGGCCACTCAGAAAACCAGAAGGGATCATGGGAAAGGACTTGGTTCGAGGAGCTGCTGGTTCTGTTTGCTTTCCGGCttgtttgtttatctgagagactGAGATCGatctccggttcactcccccggTTGCccagaggctgaagctgggagccaggacctcaatccaggccTTGAGCCATTGCTaccgcctcccagggcctggcctagtgagaagctgaaactgggagcccagCTAGGAACGGAGCTCTGATTCCTGCACAGGACGCGTCGCGGAGTTCTAGCACAACCCAGAAGGTCAGCGTGATCgtgtcatttcacagatgagaaaattgaggtccagagcaggtggcaacttaacggCAGTGGCCGAACCAGGACTGAGCCCAGGTGGAGCTGACTCCATGCCCACCACTCACTGCCTTTGCTCAGCCTCCTGGAAGCCTCTGCCCCGACCACAGCAGGAACTAAGCCAGCTCAGCGGCCAGCTTGGCGGTGCGGTGCCTGGGGGAGGTTGGGCTGGGGCCGCGGTACTCACCAACACGGGGGCAGGCTTTGGTTCCTGCTGCCCGGGCACACATTCCCCTAAGTCAGAGGTCAGGAGAGAGGAGTGAATTAGAGCCTCTGTTGCCTGCAACGTCTCAGCAGCAGCCCCTCAAGGGCTGGCAAGGTGCtggcgccccacccccacccctgactGCGTCATCTCGGGGGCTTAGGAGGGAGGGGTTATGacgcccatttcacagatgtgggCAATGAGGCACTGAGAGGCCGACAAGCCAGCAGCAGGGACACTgaaaacccaggtgctctgagtgGGGAGCCTGTGCTCTTAACGCCCACCCTGTTGCCTCCTAAGAGGTGCTCGTGGCTTTGAAACGCCCCCACTGAGACACACGCAGCAGAGAGAGCCCAGAGCGGGTCCCAGTCCCGGCTCTGCCAGGTACATGCTGAGCCTGGAGCACAGCTCTCTGGCTCCCTATTCATCTCAGAGGGTCACAGGagggctgcgggggcggggcggggacctGGGGTGGGGCTTACCTCTGTCGATCATGGTGAAGATGGAGTTCTCGGGGATCCCCACCCCGAGAGCCACCTCCCTGAACTCCTGCAGGAGGCTCTCCCTCAGCTGCGGCTCCCGCCCTGCGCaggggaagcagaggagtcaCCTGGAGCCGCTGGGGCCgggtgggcagggcccaggggttTTCAGTTAGGGGGAGGTGGAGCGCCACTGACCTGGGGCGCCACCCTGAAGACAGGTCCCCAGGGAGGAAGAGTGTCCCTTCAGGGTCGCCCCCAGTTTTCCTGTCCCTACCCACCCAGGGCTCTTTTCAGAACCTTGCGTTCCCCGGGTCTGGAATTTGACTAAACCAAAGAAGATTCTATCTCCAGCAGGAGActgggctccagccccagggAGAGGAAGCGCGTGCCCCTCCCTCCTCATTAGTTGCGCTTGCGCACCGGCACCCCACTCCAGCCCTGAGTCGCCGGCCTcctgcaccccccacccagccccagcaggctgCCATACCATAGAGCTTGGCGGTGATGGTGGGGCCGTGGCGGCGGCTGAATTTCTTGGTGAGAAAAATGGCATACTCATCGTAGTTAGTGTGCACCACGTAGGACTCCATGGTTAAGTTCCATTCTGCGGGAGATGCGGAGCAGCCGCAGGGGGCGTGGTTAGAGGCCCAGCGCCTGTTCACCTGCACACCCCATCTCCAGCCAGCTGTCTGCGCCCAGGCCTGCCACTGTCCATCttcagtctgtctctgtctgccctcTTCCTCCATACATTCCTCCTGGCTCTGTCCACCTACCATCTGCCGACATCCATCCGTGaatccttcctgcctccctctctaacgccatccatgtgggaattAGAGGACTGTTGGAGGAGCTCACTCATCTGCCATGCATACATGGAGCCATTCACCAGTCCTTTGGTCATTCACTCATATAATTGTCCATCCACCCAGCTACCCGCACACCCGTCTGTTCACACCGCGCACACTCAGAACACAGCTGCCGAGCTCATGAAGAAGTTCACGGCCAAATCCTCCTGTCACTCCGCACCGTGCACAGGACACAAAGACAGGACACGCCCTATGCTGGGGGCGTGCATGGGAGGGGggcgggagaggaagaggaagaggaggggaggggggaggggcgggggaggaatTTGGAGGAAGAAGGCTCAGCTGAGTAAGGGGCAAGGttatgggcagagagagagtggaggcaggaagggaaCGAGGTGGGGCATCAGGGTGCTTCAGAGCGAAGCAGAGAGCGGCAGGTGCACCTCGCGCTGCACTCACTGGCTTTGTGGTACAGGAACTTCCCGTCAGTGTCCGTTTTCTCATAGGCCCCGGAGATCTCCTCACAGACGCCCCTCCTGCAAAGGAGCCAATCCTAAGGGAGGTAACTCCGGCGAGCCCGAGACCCTGCCAT from Oryctolagus cuniculus chromosome 1, mOryCun1.1, whole genome shotgun sequence includes these protein-coding regions:
- the AMBP gene encoding protein AMBP, whose translation is MPTPWALLLLLLAVCLPVRADPVPTLPDDIQVQENFELSRIYGKWYNLAVGSTCPWLKRIKDRMAVSTLVLGEGTSETEISMTSTHWRRGVCEEISGAYEKTDTDGKFLYHKAKWNLTMESYVVHTNYDEYAIFLTKKFSRRHGPTITAKLYGREPQLRESLLQEFREVALGVGIPENSIFTMIDRGECVPGQQEPKPAPVLRTRRAVLPEEEEGSGTGRLVMELNKKEDSCQLGYSEGPCLGLFERYFYNGSSMACETFNYGGCLGNGNNFASEKECLQTCRTVAACSLPIVPGPCRGIFPLWAFDAVQGKCVLFNYGGCQGNGNKFYSEKECKEYCGKPGDGDEELLPSN